In Colius striatus isolate bColStr4 chromosome 17, bColStr4.1.hap1, whole genome shotgun sequence, the following proteins share a genomic window:
- the SFSWAP gene encoding splicing factor, suppressor of white-apricot homolog isoform X2 codes for MYGGVGGSRRTAEEAGPPPLMLLSGGGAAPGPPGGGGGGGGGNSRVELLVFGYACKLFRDDEKAQYQEQGRHLIPWMGDPKIMIDRYDGRGHLHDLSEYDAEYSTWNRDYQLSEEEARIEALCDEERYLALHTDLLEEEARQEEEYKRLSEALAEDGTYNAVGFRYGSDYYDPSEPTEEEEHQPAKQRETAQTENVEENEEPFVAPPGLNVPSDVELPPTAKMHAIIERTANFVCKQGAQFEIMLKAKQARNSQFDFLRFDHYLNPYYKFIQKAMKEGRYAAPSESKADEKKHSKVKSEEEEDDDDDDDGNYLHPSLFASKKCSRLEELVKPLKVVDPDHPLAALVRKAQSDNSSSASQSTDGAAVQTSQAEYSSDSTVAAMYYSYYMLPDGTYCLAPPPPGIDVATYYNALPAGVTVSNTTGVATVPPPPGTTPPPPPDTTDSTSALTSTTTSTSTIAPVVAIIPPPPDIQPVIDKLAEYVARNGIKFETSVRAKNDLRFEFLQPWHQYNAYYEFKKQFFLQKESSDNCQGVSSSEDVPADTASDLPSETQLSEEHAPEDASEPSAKGVSGTKKDVPPSKTISDGKLVKASFAPISFAIKAKENDLLPLEKNRVKLDDDSDEEEEEGKEGQENTNSASNHTPAIPAPCTAAEEKKPQLTQEELEAKQAKQKLEDRLAAAAREKLAQASKESKEKQLQAERKRKAALFLQTLKNPLTEAETEKIEENSFSNESVNSIPCPVAAVRTLPTLEVKQVERPSSKSRDPPRDEEKEKKRKKHKKRSRSRSRSPFKYHSSSKSRSRSHSKAKHSLPTAYRTVRHSRLTASTGTLSMDPSLSNSSMAAATEREYYQATSTTKRFDCWSSFEGIPGHDQGHLGEELTHQKGGEMKEVFQQLIALVIVLETVENAHVPKVLMKRRRRGDLGHVPSPELGLLHHPCHQENHPHTKILYIQLVSLLWRAGNPARNAPGEFLRKKMAKSLQQLCLQCRVKSLRILWPK; via the exons GTACGATGGACGTGGTCACCTGCATGACCTTTCTGAATATGATGCTGAATATTCCACATGGAACAGAGATTATCAGTTGTCTGAAGAGGAAGCTAGAATAGAAGCCCTCTGTGATGAAGAGAGGTATTTAGCCTTGCATACGGACTTGCTTGAGGAGGAGGCAAGGCAAG AGGAGGAATATAAAAGACTGAGTGAAGCTTTGGCAGAGGATGGTACCTATAATGCAGTGGGATTCCGTTATGGCAGTGATTATTATGATCCTTCAGAACCCACTGAAGAAGAAGAGCATCAGCCTGCAAAACAAAGAG AAACAGCTCAGACAGAAAAcgtagaagaaaatgaagaaccTTTTGTTGCCCCTCCGGGACTGAATGTACCTTCTGATGTGGAGCTG CCACCAACAGCAAAAATGCATGCAATTATAGAACGAACTGCAAACTTTGTCTGCAAGCAGGGAGCACAGTTTGAGATTATGCTGAAAGCCAAGCAGGCACGCAACTCCCAGTTTGACTTCTTACGGTTTGATCACTACCTCAATCCCTACTACAAGTTCATTCAGAAGGCTATGAAAGAGGGACGATACGCTGCTCCTTCTGAAAGTAAAGCAGATGAGAAGAAAC ACTCAAAAGTCAAatctgaggaagaagaagatgatgatgatgacgaTGATGGAAATTATTTGCATCCAAGTCTTTTTGCATCTAAAAAATGCAGTAGGCTGGAAGAGCTCGTGAAG CCTTTGAAGGTAGTAGACCCTGATCATCCACTTGCCGCACTGGTGCGCAAAGCACAATCAGATAATAGCTCATCTGCATCCCAGTCAACAGATGGGGCAGCTGTGCAGACATCACAAGCAGAATATTCTTCTGATT CTACTGTGGCAGCCATGTATTATAGTTACTATATGCTACCTGATGGAACCTATTGCCTCGCGCCTCCACCTCCAGGAATAGATGTTGCAACCTACTACAATGCATTGCCTGCAGGGGTGACTGTATCAAACACTACAGGGGTAGCAACAGTACCTCCACCCCCTGGTACTACACCTCCACCTCCCCCAGACACAACTGATAGCACCAGTGCATTGACTTCTACCACAACATCAACAAG CACAATTGCTCCAGTGGTTGCCATTATACCTCCACCCCCAGATATCCAGCCTGTTATTGATAAGCTAGCTGAGTATGTTGCTAGGAATGGGATAAAATTTGAAACCAGCGTTCGTGCCAAGAATGATCTCAG ATTTGAGTTCCTGCAACCATGGCACCAGTATAATGCTTATtatgaatttaaaaaacagttcTTCCTTCAAAAAGAGAGCAGTGACAACTGCCAG ggAGTATCTTCATCTGAAGATGTTCCAGCAGATACTGCCAGTGATCTACCAAGTGAGACTCAACTCTCAGAGGAACATGCACCCGAAGATGCATCTGAGCCAAGTGCTAAGGGAGTTTCAGGAACTAAAAAAGATGTTCCTCCTTCTAAAACTATTAGTGATGGTAAATTGGTGAAAG CATCATTTGCTCCAATAAGCTTTGCAATCAAGGCCAAAGAAAATGACCTCCTTCCTTTGGAGAAAAACCGTGTTAAACTAGATGATGACAGtgatgaggaggaagaggagggtaAGGAAGGCCAAGAGAATACTAACAGTGCTTCAAACCATACTCCAGCTATTCCCGCTCCTTGTACTGCTGCTGAAGAGAAGAAGCCTCAGCTTACACAGGAGGAATTGGAAGCTAAACAAG CAAAGCAGAAACTAGAGGACAGATTAGCAGCTGCAGCAAGAGAGAAGCTTGCACAGGCCTCCAAAgaatcaaaagaaaagcagctacAAGCAGAGCGCAAAAGGAAAGCTGCACTCTTCTTGCAGACCCTGAAAAACCCTTTGACAGAGGCAGAAACTGAGAAAATTGAAGAGAATTCCTTCAGTAACGAG AGTGTCAACAGTATACCGTGTCCTGTGGCTGCAGTCAGAACTTTACCCACCTTAGAAGTTAAACAAGTGGAAAGGCCTTCAAGCAAAAGCAGAGATCCTCCTagggatgaagaaaaagaaaagaaaagaaaaaaacacaagaaaagatCTCGGTCAAGATCTCGATCACCATTCAAGTATCATTCATCATCTAAATCCAGATCTAGatcccattcaaaagcaaagcaCTCACTTCCCACTGCCTATAGAACTGTCAGACATTcaag actcacagcatccacagggacactgagcaTGGATCCGAGTCTGAGCAACTCATcaatggcagcagcaacagagcgGGAATATTATCAGGCAACTTCAACAACGAAAAGATTTGACTGCTGGAGCTCTTTTGAGGGAATTCCTG gTCACGATCAAGGTCACCTAGGAGAAGAGCTCACACACCAGAAAGGCGGAGAGATGAAAGAAGTGTTCCAACAGCTTATCGCATTAGTAATAGTCCTGGAAACAGTAGAAAACGCCCACGTTCCAA AAGTCCTcatgaaaagaagaagaagaggcgATCTAGGTCACGTACCAAGTCCAGAGCTAGGTCTCCTTCACCATCCATGTCACCAGGAAAACCATCCACACACAAAAATTCTGTACATTCAACTAGTGTCTCTCCTGTGGAGAGCAGGGAATCCAGCCAGGAACGCTCCAG gGGAGTTTCTCAGGAAAAAGATGGCCAAATCTCTTCAGCAATTGTGTCTTCAGTGCAGAGTAAAATCACTCAG gATCTTATGGCCAAAGTGA